A region of the Oceanihabitans sp. IOP_32 genome:
ATAGTAGCAATAGTAGGTCGTCCAAACGTAGGTAAATCTACATTTTTTAATCGATTAATTCAGCGAAGGGAAGCCATAGTTGATGCCACAAGTGGTGTTACGAGAGATCGACATTATGGAAAAAGTGATTGGAACGGTAAAGAGTTCTCATTAATCGATACTGGCGGATATGTTTTAGGAAGTGACGATATTTTTGAAGCTGAAATCGACAAACAAGTAGAGTTAGCTATTGAAGAAGCCGACGCCATTATTTTTATGGTTGACGTCGAGTCTGGTGTTACTGGAATGGATGAAGATGTGGCTAAATTATTGCGAAAGGTTGATAAGCCCGTTTTTCTTGCTGTAAATAAAGTAGATAACGCCAAACGTGCCCAAGATGCTGTAGAGTTTTATTCACTTGGACTGGGTGAATACTACACTATCGCCAGTATTAGCGGAAGCGGAACAGGTGATCTTTTAGACGCCTTAGTGGAAGCATTGCCAGAAACTAAGGAGGTTGAGGAGGATGTTTTACCACGATTTGCAGTAGTTGGTCGCCCAAACGCAGGTAAATCTTCTTTTATAAATGCATTAATTGGTGAAGATAGGTATATCGTTACCGATATTGCGGGAACAACAAGAGACTCTATCGATACCAAATACAACCGCTTCGGTTTCGAGTTTAATTTGGTTGATACAGCAGGAATTCGACGAAAGGCTAAGGTAAAGGACGATTTAGAATTTTACTCAGTTATGCGTAGTGTGCGAGCTATAGAGCATGCCGACGTTTGCTTGTTGGTTATGGACGCTACACGAGGTTTTGATGGGCAAGTGCAAAATATTTTCTGGTTGGCAGAACGCAATCGAAAAGGTATCGTTGTTCTAGTGAACAAATGGGATTTGGTGGAAAAAGACCATAAATCTATGAAAGAATACGAAAAAGCCATTAGAAAAGAAATGGAACCTTTTACCGATGTGCCTATCGTTTTTATTTCCGTGCTTAACAAGCAACGAATTTTTAAAGCTATTGAAACCGCTGTAGAGGTTTACAAAAACAGAAGCAAAAGGATAAAAACAAGTGAGTTAAATGAGATTTTCTTACCGTTAATAGAAAACTATCCGCCGCCGGCATACAAAGGCAAATATGTAAAAATTAAGTATGTTATGCAATTGCCTACACCGCAACCTCAATTTGTGTTTTTTTGTAATTTACCACAGTATGTAAAAGATGGTTATAAGCGTTTTCTTGAAAATAAACTGCGTGAGCATTTCAATTTTACAGGTGTGCCCATTAGTGTTTATATGAGGAAGAAGTAATATTTTACCGTATTAAATTTAACAAAGAAGCACATTAAAGTATCTTATTTTAATGTGCTTCTTTGTGTGGTAATACCTATTTCATTTTAAAATGTCGCATGGTTAATTTCAATTGTTTTTTTGCTCAGATGAGATATACGCAGATTCACGAACTCGTTATTTTACTATAATATGTGCGTGAGCTAAAATCAAAGCATAGTCAAAGTTATGGTTTAATCTTATACCGAAATATGGACTGAAAAGAACTGCGAAGCACATCATGAACACCTTATAAAATAGAAAGATGTGAGTAAACGATTTATAGGCGGCATGACCTGGTTAATTTGGTATGATGGATTTAAAAACGGTAAAACGACAGATTAGGTTTACCAACCACCAGATGCGCCACCTCCGCCGCCAGAACCTCCGCCAAAGCCTCCTCCAAAGCCACCGCCACCAAAACCACCGCCACCAAAACCACCAGAGCTACCTCTGTAAGATCCTCGTCCAGCATTACTTAAAATTAGCGCTTCTAAAAGACTCATGCCATCCCGGTCATGGCCATTAAATCCACCTCCGCCTTTGCCTCCGTTTTTACGGTTTTTAAAAAAGGATAAAAGCAGTAGTAGTAAAATGAAAATAACCACAACGATAAAACCAATAGGGATTTCAGTACTAGGATTAGATTGTCGAGTGCCTTGATATTCACCTTTTAGAACTTCAAAAATAGATTCTACACCCCGATTTAAGCCTCCATAATAATCATTGACTTTAAAATATGGTATAATATCGCGTTCTATAATGCGTTTAGATAAGGCATCAGTTAAAAGATGTTCCACACCATAACCTGTATTAATTCCTATTCTTTTATCGGTTAACGCTAAGAGTACCAGTATGCCATTGTCTTTCCCTTTTTGACCAATACCCCATTTATCAATCCAATGAGCGCCCAAATAGTTAATGTTCTCGCCATTTGTCGACTCTATAATAGCGACAACTATTTGAGTAGATGTCGTATCTGAATATTTTATAAGCTTCTCTTCTAAGCTATTTTTTTGAAATTCTGAAAGCAAATTGGTGTAATCGTAAACACTTGTTTGAAACTTAGGTATTTCAGGGACATCAAATTGCGCAAAAGAAATATTACAGGCAAAAAGTGCAAGAAGTACTGCTTTGAAAAGGTGGGGGGCTTTAAAAACAGATGTAATAATGAAAACTAAATGTGGCATGCCTTTTTTACTATCCTTTAGAAATATCGTTAGAGAGCTCGTTGGTATCTGAGTCTGAATATGGAAAATAAGATTTAAGTTGTTCTCCAGATTTCTGAACACCTTCAATTAAACCTTGTTTAAAGTTTCCTTTTTTAAAATGCGATTGCATCACATCTTTTGTGCTATCCCAGAAATCATCTGGGACAACTTTGTTTATGCCAATGTCGCCATAAATTACAAAGGTTTTGTCTTTAACAGCAACGTAAATTAACACACCATTTTTAAGTTTGGTATTGTCCATTTTCAAGTCGTGAAAAACCTCTAAAGCACGGTTTGTGGCGTCTCCATTCGAGGTTTTTTCAATATGAATTTTTACTTCGCCAGAGGTGTTTAATTCGGCTAACCTAATGGCTTCAATAATATCACGTTCTTCTTGGGGAGTTAAAAAGGCTTCAATATGGTTTGGCATCTCTTATTTAAAATTCAAATTCTACATCTGGAGCCAATTCACTTCCTGCTTCTGCTTTGTAGTAATCCATGGCTTCGAAATTAAAAATCCCGGCTAAAATGGAATTAGGGAATCGTTTAATATGTTTGTTATAAGGCTCTATGGCTGCATTAAAACGATCTCTAGCCACGTTAATTCTGTTTTCTGTGCCTTCCAATTGCGCTTGTAGTTCTAAAAAGTTTTGATTGGCTTTTAAGTCTGGATAACGTTCTACACTTACTAATAAGCGTGAGAGTGCACTGCTTAATCCGCTTTGAGCTTGATTGAATTCTTGCAACTGATCGGGTGTAATATTGCTAGGGTCTATATTTATTGAAGTCGCTTTGGCTCGCGCGTTTATAACCGCTTCTAGAGTGCTCTTTTCAAAATCGGCTGCGCCTTGAACCGTTTTTACTAAGTTGCCAATCAAATCGTTTCTCCTTTGGTAACTGCTTTCTACATTAGCCCAAGATTTTGTAGCTGTTTCACTTAAATCAATAGCGGTATTATTAAAGTTTTTCGCCCAAGAATAGCCTGCAAAAGCCAAAATAGCGATAATAATCCATGGTAAAAATTTTTTCATCGTAATCGTTTTTTAGTTGTTTGTTTTGTTAATTTATAAGTGTACCGTAAACTCAAATTGTTACAAGTGATTTTTAATTTTAATCAATTGGTTTTTTACATTTTCAAGTTTACTAATAATTTCAAAATTGGTTAGGGTTTCTTTTTTACCTTCTTTTAAATGCGTTTTTGCGCCTTCTAAAGTAAAACCACGTTCTTTAACGAGATGGTATATCAATTTTAAATTTTGTATGTCTTCAGGTGTGAACTTTCTATTGCCCTTGGCGTTTTTTTTGGGTTTAAGCACATCAAATTCTTTCTCCCAAAATCTTATTAATGAAGTGTTTACATGAAAGGCCTTGGCTACCTCGCCAATACCATAATATCTTTTTTCAGGTAAATCTATATGCATTAATCTAAAGATTGATTTTCTTGAGACGCGCTTTCTAGCAATTTGTTAAACTCTTCTGCGGTTAAACTACCGTAGTAAAAGTTTATTGGGTTAATACGTTTGCCGTCTTTATAAATCTCGTAATGTAGATGTGGTCCCATAGATCGGCCAGTATTGCCAACAAAGCCAATAATGTCGCCACGTTTTACTTTTTGGTTCTTTTTTACATTGTATTTATGTAAGTGAGCATAAAGACTTACGTATCCAAAACCGTGGTCTATTCTAATATGTTTACCGTAGCCACTAGATCTAGAATCTGCACGAGTAACAATGCCATCGCCAGGAGCGTAAATAGGGGTTCCTGTTGGTGCAGAAAAATCCATACCCCAATGCATTTTTTTAACTTTGGTAAACGGATCGGTTCGTACGCCGTAACCTGAGGCCATACGAGTTAAATCTTCATTTTTTACAGGTTGAATGGCGGGTATAGCACTTAAAAGGATTTCTTTTTCTTCAGCTAAAACGGTAATTTCATCAAGTGATTTTGATTGTACTACTATCTGTTTTTGTAAAATATCTAATCGCTTACTACTTTCAATAATGAGTTTAGAATTGTCGAAACCCTCTAGATCTCTATATCGGTTTATACCTCCAAAACCCGCTCTTCTTTGTTCTTCAGGAATAGGGTTTGCTTCAAAATATACACGGTAAATATTGTTGTCCCTTTCGGCAACATTTGCTAAAACCGCTTCGGCTTCATCCATTTTTTTGTTGAGTAATTGAAACTGCAACTCCATATTTTGAAGCTCTCTATTTAATGCTTTTTCCTTAGGAGATTCAACATACAAATTGGCGATAAAAAAAATGATTAATGAAAACAAAAATGTGCCTAATAAAAATAAAGAAGCATAGGCAAATGTTGTCCTTTTTTTGCGTTCAATTTTTCTATAGGAAAGCGTTTCAGAATCGTAATAATATTTTACCTTACTCATTGTTTAAATTATACTATTTTTGCATTTAAAAAATCAATCTCAATATTGGTTTAAAAATGAAAACGAACAAAGATAAAAATTGTTTTACATACAAGGCAATTTAATAGAAATAAGATTTACAATAAAAGTACATGAAATCACAAGATATCCGTTCAAAATTTTTAAGTTTTTTTGAAAGCAAAAAGCATACCATTGTACCCTCTGCACCAATGGTCTTAAAAGACGACCCTACACTAATGTTTGTGAATGCTGGCATGGTGCCGTTTAAAGAATATTTTTTAGGCAATGCCCAACCCAAAAACAACAGAATTGCAGACAGCCAAAAATGCTTGCGGGTTTCTGGTAAGCATAATGATTTAGAAGAGGTGGGCTACGATACCTACCACCACACCTTATTTGAGATGTTGGGTAATTGGAGTTTTGGTGATTACTTTAAGAAAGAGGCTATTGATTGGGCATGGGAATTGTTAACCGAGGTCTATGGTATTGATAAAGATATTTTATACGTTACCGTTTTTGAAGGTAGTGATGATACCGATAACTTACCTATGGATACCGAAGCTTATGATTTTTGGAAACAACACATTGCCGAAGATCGTATTTTAAAGGGTAATAAAAACGATAATTTCTGGGAAATGGGCGATCAAGGGCCTTGCGGACCCTGTAGTGAGATTCATGTCGATATTCGTTCGGCTGAAGAAAAAGCCAAGGTAGACGGAAAGACTTTGGTTAATATGGATCACCCTCAAGTAGTCGAAATTTGGAACTTAGTTTTCATGCAATACAACCGAAAAGCCAATGGAAGCCTAGAAAACTTACCAGAAAAACATATTGACACAGGTATGGGGTTTGAACGACTCTGTATGGTTTTACAAGGCGTACAATCTAATTACGATACCGATGTATTCATCCCCATAATTCGCGAGATTGAAACTATTACCAGTAAAGATTATGGCAAGGACGAACCCACCGATATCGCTATTCGTGTTATAGCAGATCATGTTCGCGCTGTGGCTTTCTCCATTGCAGATGGACAATTACCCAGTAATTCGGGGGCAGGCTATGTGATACGTCGAATATTGCGTCGTGCCGTGCGTTACGGGTTCACTTTTCTCAATAAAAAAGAACCTTTTATTTTCCGTTTAGTTGATGTTTTAAGTAAACAAATGGGAACCGCTTTTCCAGAAATACTTGCCCAAAAACAACTTATTGAAAATGTTATAAAAGAAGAAGAACAATCCTTCTTAAGAACCCTAGATCAAGGTTTGGTATTGTTAAACGCCATAGTTAGCGAAACTAAAGGCGATACCGTTTCTGGTGAAAAAGCATTCGAGTTGTATGATACTTATGGCTTTCCTATAGATTTAACAGCTTTGATTCTCTCTGAAAAAAACTTAAAGTTAGATGAGAAAGGCTTTAATGAGCAACTCGAAAAACAAAAAAACCGTTCGCGTGCCGCTAGTGAAATGTCTACAGATGACTGGACCATTTTAAGCGATGACGACGTCGAAGAATTTGTAGGTTACGATACCCTAAAGGCTCATGTAAAATTAACGCGCTATAGAAAAATCAGCTCAAAAAAAGAAGGGGATAGGTATCAATTAGTGTTTAACTTAACACCATTTTATCCTGAAGGTGGTGGTCAAGTTGGCGATAAAGGCTATTTAGAATCGGCTCAAGGCGATGTGGTATACATCTTAGATACCAAAAAAGAGAATAATGTCATTATTCATTTTACAAAAAACTTACCAAAGGATCTTAATGCCACTTTTAAAGCTGTAGTA
Encoded here:
- a CDS encoding M23 family metallopeptidase: MSKVKYYYDSETLSYRKIERKKRTTFAYASLFLLGTFLFSLIIFFIANLYVESPKEKALNRELQNMELQFQLLNKKMDEAEAVLANVAERDNNIYRVYFEANPIPEEQRRAGFGGINRYRDLEGFDNSKLIIESSKRLDILQKQIVVQSKSLDEITVLAEEKEILLSAIPAIQPVKNEDLTRMASGYGVRTDPFTKVKKMHWGMDFSAPTGTPIYAPGDGIVTRADSRSSGYGKHIRIDHGFGYVSLYAHLHKYNVKKNQKVKRGDIIGFVGNTGRSMGPHLHYEIYKDGKRINPINFYYGSLTAEEFNKLLESASQENQSLD
- the der gene encoding ribosome biogenesis GTPase Der, with amino-acid sequence MSNIVAIVGRPNVGKSTFFNRLIQRREAIVDATSGVTRDRHYGKSDWNGKEFSLIDTGGYVLGSDDIFEAEIDKQVELAIEEADAIIFMVDVESGVTGMDEDVAKLLRKVDKPVFLAVNKVDNAKRAQDAVEFYSLGLGEYYTIASISGSGTGDLLDALVEALPETKEVEEDVLPRFAVVGRPNAGKSSFINALIGEDRYIVTDIAGTTRDSIDTKYNRFGFEFNLVDTAGIRRKAKVKDDLEFYSVMRSVRAIEHADVCLLVMDATRGFDGQVQNIFWLAERNRKGIVVLVNKWDLVEKDHKSMKEYEKAIRKEMEPFTDVPIVFISVLNKQRIFKAIETAVEVYKNRSKRIKTSELNEIFLPLIENYPPPAYKGKYVKIKYVMQLPTPQPQFVFFCNLPQYVKDGYKRFLENKLREHFNFTGVPISVYMRKK
- a CDS encoding TPM domain-containing protein; protein product: MPHLVFIITSVFKAPHLFKAVLLALFACNISFAQFDVPEIPKFQTSVYDYTNLLSEFQKNSLEEKLIKYSDTTSTQIVVAIIESTNGENINYLGAHWIDKWGIGQKGKDNGILVLLALTDKRIGINTGYGVEHLLTDALSKRIIERDIIPYFKVNDYYGGLNRGVESIFEVLKGEYQGTRQSNPSTEIPIGFIVVVIFILLLLLLSFFKNRKNGGKGGGGFNGHDRDGMSLLEALILSNAGRGSYRGSSGGFGGGGFGGGGFGGGFGGGSGGGGGASGGW
- the alaS gene encoding alanine--tRNA ligase, producing the protein MKSQDIRSKFLSFFESKKHTIVPSAPMVLKDDPTLMFVNAGMVPFKEYFLGNAQPKNNRIADSQKCLRVSGKHNDLEEVGYDTYHHTLFEMLGNWSFGDYFKKEAIDWAWELLTEVYGIDKDILYVTVFEGSDDTDNLPMDTEAYDFWKQHIAEDRILKGNKNDNFWEMGDQGPCGPCSEIHVDIRSAEEKAKVDGKTLVNMDHPQVVEIWNLVFMQYNRKANGSLENLPEKHIDTGMGFERLCMVLQGVQSNYDTDVFIPIIREIETITSKDYGKDEPTDIAIRVIADHVRAVAFSIADGQLPSNSGAGYVIRRILRRAVRYGFTFLNKKEPFIFRLVDVLSKQMGTAFPEILAQKQLIENVIKEEEQSFLRTLDQGLVLLNAIVSETKGDTVSGEKAFELYDTYGFPIDLTALILSEKNLKLDEKGFNEQLEKQKNRSRAASEMSTDDWTILSDDDVEEFVGYDTLKAHVKLTRYRKISSKKEGDRYQLVFNLTPFYPEGGGQVGDKGYLESAQGDVVYILDTKKENNVIIHFTKNLPKDLNATFKAVVDAKQRHRTTCNHTATHLLHQALREVLGAHVEQKGSAVHSKYLRFDFSHFSKLTAEQLQEVENFVNRRIEGKLPLIEKRNIPKEEALADGAVSLFGEKYGDTVRTVQFGQSVELCGGTHVKNTADIWHFKIVSEGAVAAGIRRIEAITNDAVKDFYSENTSAYFKMKDLLNNAKEPVKALQNLQDENSNLKKQIEALLKEKAKNIKAELKSELQDVNGIQFLAKQINLDASGIKDVAFELGTQFDNLFLLFATEQNGKALLSCYISKELVASKGLNAGQVVKDLGKFIQGGGGGQPFFATAGGKKPGGINEALEAAKRYIE
- a CDS encoding MerR family transcriptional regulator, which encodes MHIDLPEKRYYGIGEVAKAFHVNTSLIRFWEKEFDVLKPKKNAKGNRKFTPEDIQNLKLIYHLVKERGFTLEGAKTHLKEGKKETLTNFEIISKLENVKNQLIKIKNHL
- a CDS encoding TPM domain-containing protein, which codes for MPNHIEAFLTPQEERDIIEAIRLAELNTSGEVKIHIEKTSNGDATNRALEVFHDLKMDNTKLKNGVLIYVAVKDKTFVIYGDIGINKVVPDDFWDSTKDVMQSHFKKGNFKQGLIEGVQKSGEQLKSYFPYSDSDTNELSNDISKG
- a CDS encoding LemA family protein, translated to MKKFLPWIIIAILAFAGYSWAKNFNNTAIDLSETATKSWANVESSYQRRNDLIGNLVKTVQGAADFEKSTLEAVINARAKATSINIDPSNITPDQLQEFNQAQSGLSSALSRLLVSVERYPDLKANQNFLELQAQLEGTENRINVARDRFNAAIEPYNKHIKRFPNSILAGIFNFEAMDYYKAEAGSELAPDVEFEF